The following are from one region of the Natronosporangium hydrolyticum genome:
- a CDS encoding DUF4307 domain-containing protein — MSETKATIIPPSGSGTAGPAFPPGRYGRRRDPRRLGSRRTRLVVAAAATTAVILAGTVVAVTFGEQYGPGRPYEATVERFYDVTDEQVVVEFSVVVPPGETAVCAVRARSRDGAEVGRDEVRIPAGDEARPQVVHRLATSDRPVTGEVQRCWPEP; from the coding sequence GTGAGCGAGACGAAAGCCACAATCATCCCCCCTTCGGGGTCGGGCACGGCCGGTCCGGCCTTCCCTCCCGGACGATACGGCCGCCGCCGGGATCCCCGGCGACTCGGCAGCCGCCGAACCCGCCTGGTGGTCGCCGCCGCGGCGACCACCGCGGTGATCCTGGCCGGGACCGTCGTCGCGGTCACCTTCGGTGAACAGTACGGCCCGGGGCGCCCCTACGAGGCGACCGTCGAACGCTTCTACGACGTTACCGACGAGCAGGTGGTGGTGGAGTTCTCGGTAGTGGTGCCGCCGGGGGAGACCGCGGTCTGCGCGGTGCGGGCCCGGTCCCGGGACGGGGCGGAGGTCGGGCGCGACGAGGTTCGCATCCCCGCTGGCGACGAGGCGCGGCCGCAGGTGGTGCACCGGCTCGCCACCAGCGACCGACCGGTCACCGGTGAAGTCCAACGCTGCTGGCCGGAACCGTAG
- the greA gene encoding transcription elongation factor GreA translates to MSAANEAPVTWLSQEGYERLQAELDQLIANRPVVAAEINARREEGDLKENGGYHAAKEEQGKQEARIRMLQDLLRTARVGQAPASDGAVGPGTVVTIYFDDDTEDTETFLLGSREIADTTELTVYSPESALGQAIVGARAGQTVTYTAPSGADIKVTVTKLEPYSG, encoded by the coding sequence GTGTCCGCAGCGAATGAGGCGCCCGTTACCTGGCTCTCCCAGGAGGGTTACGAGCGGCTCCAGGCCGAGCTCGATCAGCTGATCGCCAACCGTCCCGTGGTCGCGGCCGAGATCAACGCTCGACGGGAAGAGGGCGACCTGAAGGAGAACGGCGGCTATCACGCGGCCAAGGAGGAGCAGGGCAAGCAGGAGGCCCGCATCCGGATGCTGCAGGATCTGCTCCGCACCGCCCGGGTCGGGCAGGCCCCCGCCAGCGACGGTGCGGTGGGTCCGGGGACGGTGGTCACGATCTACTTCGACGACGACACCGAGGACACCGAGACCTTCCTGCTCGGCTCCCGCGAGATCGCCGACACCACCGAGCTGACCGTCTACAGCCCCGAATCAGCGCTCGGCCAGGCCATCGTCGGCGCCCGAGCCGGCCAGACCGTCACCTACACCGCCCCCAGCGGCGCCGACATCAAGGTCACCGTGACCAAGTTGGAGCCGTACTCCGGGTGA
- a CDS encoding putative bifunctional diguanylate cyclase/phosphodiesterase: protein MTLARNLILAVALVTLLGGLWVAAESPPWWRLMLAIGVAAATHLLRQRLRVGPAVFYLAWGEAALVISLFLVPAGWVPLAVLCGAMVAVAGRALHFRRRPPETVPEVAGVLTIAAGVGSLIAVSISDPYASGLSGPVALGLVLAALGYVVTVTGLAHLMLRLRRGVSAGLLLRRTLVYKLTMLLGSLAVALPVAALARAEWRWLLVLPLALWLLHWSYTYRIRSRERRRMWARLAAATRSLNLSDEAAVAAAGARGALEVFAVGRAEVQLSRGTAGAQAWVADTRGVRPRDALPDPETRVCTAVPLLAAGQEVGVLRIYFPEQAGPGNGEYTALRVYADALAAALQDTATHEELHRLLERSVYDAQHDRLTGLLNRAALLARGETAVQLSPHGSPVALLLVDVDHFREINDTLGHAAGDQVLTVTAARMREHAQPGELLGRLGGDEFALLVPVPGRAALSEVQQSAVERGRELVRRLAAEADINGVTVAVESSVGVVVAPAGTADMAELLRRADAAVRQAKQGGGTVGWYDPRQDASSPDRPALLAELRAALDRNDELVLALQPVIELATGAPIGVEALARWRHPQRGLLPPAEFLRAVENSDLLGLFTEYVIDRALAVAAQWARRGSPLPVAVNLSARSLLDTRLPRVVSALLRKHRLPGRLLVVEITETVITSEQPGVLEALRNVRALGVRLSVDDFGTGYASLTLLTQVPLDEVKLDGEFVARAAESVEAAAIVRTTVELGREIGIRVVAEGVETEPQRTLLTRLGCTAGQGFHLAAPTGAEQIGELLRSLSAGAKRQRSSPAQTA, encoded by the coding sequence GTGACTCTCGCCAGGAACCTCATCCTGGCGGTGGCGCTGGTGACGCTCCTCGGGGGGTTGTGGGTCGCCGCGGAGTCGCCGCCGTGGTGGCGGCTCATGCTCGCGATCGGCGTGGCTGCGGCCACCCACCTGCTACGCCAGCGGCTCCGGGTCGGACCCGCGGTTTTCTACCTGGCTTGGGGCGAGGCCGCCCTGGTCATCAGCCTGTTCCTGGTGCCGGCCGGCTGGGTGCCGCTGGCGGTGCTCTGCGGGGCGATGGTGGCGGTGGCCGGCCGAGCGCTGCACTTCCGGCGCCGACCGCCCGAGACCGTGCCCGAAGTCGCCGGGGTGTTGACGATCGCCGCCGGGGTCGGCTCGCTGATCGCGGTTAGCATCAGCGACCCGTACGCCTCTGGCCTCTCCGGCCCGGTGGCGCTCGGGCTGGTCCTCGCCGCCCTCGGCTACGTGGTCACGGTTACCGGGCTGGCGCATCTGATGCTACGGCTGCGCCGGGGGGTGTCTGCGGGGCTGCTGCTCCGGCGGACGCTGGTCTACAAGCTCACGATGCTGCTCGGCAGCTTGGCGGTGGCGCTGCCGGTGGCGGCGTTGGCCCGCGCCGAGTGGCGGTGGCTGCTGGTGTTGCCGCTGGCGCTGTGGCTGCTGCACTGGAGCTACACCTACCGGATCCGCAGCCGGGAACGGCGGCGGATGTGGGCCCGGTTGGCGGCCGCGACCCGGTCGCTCAACTTGTCGGACGAGGCTGCGGTGGCCGCCGCCGGGGCCCGGGGGGCGTTGGAGGTCTTCGCGGTCGGCCGGGCCGAGGTCCAACTCAGCCGCGGCACGGCCGGCGCTCAGGCCTGGGTGGCCGACACCCGAGGGGTCCGCCCGCGGGATGCCCTGCCCGACCCGGAGACCCGGGTGTGTACCGCGGTCCCCCTACTCGCCGCCGGTCAGGAGGTGGGCGTACTCCGGATCTACTTCCCGGAGCAGGCGGGGCCCGGCAACGGTGAGTACACCGCCTTGCGGGTCTACGCTGACGCGCTCGCCGCCGCGCTGCAGGACACCGCCACCCACGAAGAGCTGCACCGGTTGCTGGAGCGGTCGGTCTACGACGCGCAGCATGATCGGCTCACCGGCCTGCTGAACCGGGCGGCGTTGCTGGCCCGCGGGGAGACCGCGGTGCAGCTGTCGCCGCATGGTTCGCCGGTGGCGCTGTTGTTGGTCGATGTCGACCACTTTCGCGAGATCAACGACACCCTCGGGCACGCCGCGGGTGACCAGGTGTTGACAGTCACCGCCGCCCGGATGCGGGAGCATGCGCAACCCGGAGAGCTGCTCGGGAGGCTCGGCGGCGATGAGTTCGCGTTGCTCGTCCCGGTCCCCGGGCGGGCTGCGTTGAGCGAGGTGCAGCAGTCCGCGGTCGAGCGGGGCCGGGAGTTGGTGCGGCGGCTGGCGGCGGAGGCCGACATCAACGGGGTCACCGTCGCGGTCGAGTCCTCAGTCGGGGTGGTGGTGGCGCCGGCCGGCACCGCTGACATGGCTGAGCTGCTGCGCCGCGCCGACGCCGCGGTACGCCAGGCAAAACAGGGCGGGGGGACGGTCGGCTGGTACGACCCGCGGCAGGACGCGAGCAGCCCGGACCGGCCGGCGTTGCTGGCCGAGCTACGCGCCGCCCTCGACCGCAACGACGAGCTGGTGCTGGCGTTGCAACCGGTGATCGAGCTGGCCACCGGTGCGCCGATCGGGGTGGAGGCGCTGGCCCGGTGGCGGCACCCGCAGCGAGGGCTGCTGCCGCCGGCGGAGTTTCTCCGTGCGGTGGAGAACAGCGACCTGCTCGGGCTGTTCACCGAGTACGTGATCGACCGCGCGTTGGCGGTCGCGGCCCAGTGGGCCCGCCGCGGCTCGCCGTTGCCGGTTGCGGTCAACCTCTCCGCCCGCAGCCTGCTCGACACGCGACTGCCACGGGTGGTCTCGGCGCTGCTACGTAAGCATCGGTTGCCGGGCCGGCTGCTGGTGGTCGAGATCACCGAAACGGTGATCACCAGCGAGCAGCCGGGGGTGCTGGAGGCGTTGCGTAACGTGCGGGCACTGGGCGTGCGATTGTCGGTGGACGATTTCGGCACCGGGTACGCCTCGTTGACGCTGCTGACCCAGGTGCCGTTGGACGAGGTGAAGCTCGACGGGGAGTTCGTCGCCCGGGCCGCCGAATCGGTCGAGGCGGCCGCGATCGTCCGGACGACAGTCGAGTTGGGGCGGGAGATCGGAATCCGGGTGGTCGCGGAGGGGGTCGAGACCGAGCCGCAGCGCACGCTACTGACCCGGCTCGGCTGCACTGCCGGGCAGGGGTTCCACCTGGCCGCCCCGACCGGGGCGGAGCAGATCGGCGAGCTGCTGCGCAGCCTTTCGGCGGGCGCGAAGCGGCAGCGTTCGTCGCCCGCACAGACCGCCTGA
- the mca gene encoding mycothiol conjugate amidase Mca — translation MTEQLRLMAVHAHPDDESSKGAATMAKYVAEGVAVQVVTCTGGERGSVLNPKLDRPDVWENIAEIRRAEMAAARAILGVDQAWLGFVDSGLPEGDPLPPLPAGCFALQDVAVAAEPLVKAVREFRPHVMTTYDETGGYPHPDHIMCHQVSVAAFEAAGDPERYPAAGPPWQPRKLYYHMTFSKARLTALHEGVLAAGLESPYAEWLANWDDSRDRGERITTRVPCADYFPVRDDALRAHATQVDPDGRWFHVPMEIQQQFWPTEDYELARSLVERSGAIEDDLFAGIRESATCR, via the coding sequence GTGACCGAGCAGCTGCGGCTGATGGCCGTCCATGCGCACCCGGACGATGAGTCCAGCAAGGGCGCCGCGACCATGGCCAAGTATGTCGCCGAAGGGGTGGCGGTGCAGGTGGTGACCTGCACCGGCGGGGAGCGCGGAAGCGTACTCAACCCGAAGCTGGACCGGCCCGACGTCTGGGAGAACATCGCCGAGATCCGCCGGGCGGAGATGGCCGCCGCGCGGGCGATCCTCGGGGTGGATCAGGCGTGGCTCGGGTTCGTCGACAGCGGTCTGCCCGAGGGCGACCCGCTGCCACCACTACCAGCGGGGTGCTTCGCGCTGCAGGACGTGGCGGTTGCGGCGGAACCCCTGGTCAAGGCGGTGCGGGAGTTTCGGCCGCACGTGATGACCACCTACGACGAGACCGGTGGCTATCCCCACCCAGACCACATCATGTGCCACCAGGTCTCGGTGGCCGCCTTCGAAGCGGCCGGTGACCCCGAGCGTTACCCGGCGGCCGGGCCGCCGTGGCAGCCGCGCAAGCTGTATTACCACATGACCTTCTCCAAGGCCCGGCTCACCGCCCTCCACGAGGGCGTGCTCGCCGCGGGCCTGGAGTCGCCGTACGCGGAGTGGCTGGCCAACTGGGACGACTCCCGGGACCGCGGCGAGCGGATCACCACCCGGGTGCCGTGCGCCGACTACTTCCCGGTCCGGGACGACGCGCTGCGCGCTCACGCCACCCAGGTGGATCCGGACGGCCGGTGGTTCCACGTCCCGATGGAGATCCAGCAGCAGTTCTGGCCGACCGAGGATTACGAGCTCGCACGTTCCCTGGTCGAGCGGAGCGGTGCGATCGAGGACGACCTCTTCGCCGGGATCCGGGAGTCGGCGACCTGCCGCTGA
- the ilvA gene encoding threonine ammonia-lyase codes for MTEIVPLAEIERARDQLAGVIRLTPLEPSRPLSAVLGGPAWLKCENLQRAGSFKIRGAYVRICRLSEEERARGVVAASAGNHAQGVALGARLCGAAATVYMPAGAPLPKIAATKGYGAAVELVGHTVDEALVAAQEHAERTGAVFIHPFDHPDVIAGQGTLGLEILEQCPEVATVVVGVGGGGLVAGVAAAIKATRPEVRVVGVQAAGAAAFPPSLAAGQPVRLPTYRTIADGIAVGRPGDLTFAHVSKVVDEVVTVSDEDISQALLMLLERGKLVAEPAGAVPIAALLAGATQVAAPAVAVLSGGNIDPLLMLRVIEHGLAAASRFLRFTVRCVDRPGQLAALLTQLAEHGANVVDVAHQRYDPQLRIGEVEVALSVETRGAGHADQLLTALRDGGYEVTLIGHP; via the coding sequence ATGACCGAGATCGTCCCGCTCGCGGAGATCGAACGTGCCCGTGACCAGCTGGCCGGGGTTATCCGGCTTACCCCGCTGGAGCCGTCCCGGCCGCTGAGCGCGGTGCTGGGCGGGCCGGCCTGGCTCAAGTGCGAGAACCTGCAACGCGCCGGGTCCTTCAAGATCCGCGGTGCCTATGTGCGGATCTGCCGGCTCTCGGAGGAGGAGCGGGCCCGCGGCGTGGTCGCTGCCAGCGCCGGCAACCACGCCCAGGGGGTGGCGTTGGGGGCGCGGCTGTGTGGCGCCGCCGCCACCGTCTACATGCCGGCCGGGGCGCCACTGCCCAAGATCGCCGCCACCAAAGGGTACGGCGCCGCCGTCGAGCTGGTCGGCCACACCGTCGACGAGGCGCTGGTCGCCGCGCAGGAACACGCCGAGCGTACCGGTGCGGTCTTCATCCATCCGTTCGACCACCCGGACGTCATCGCCGGCCAGGGGACCCTGGGGCTGGAGATCCTGGAGCAGTGCCCGGAGGTCGCGACGGTGGTGGTCGGGGTAGGCGGTGGCGGGCTGGTCGCTGGTGTCGCCGCTGCGATCAAGGCGACCCGGCCGGAGGTCCGGGTGGTGGGGGTGCAGGCGGCCGGTGCGGCCGCCTTTCCCCCTTCGCTGGCGGCCGGGCAGCCGGTCCGCCTGCCCACGTACCGGACCATCGCCGACGGGATCGCGGTCGGCCGCCCCGGAGACCTCACCTTCGCGCACGTCAGCAAGGTCGTGGACGAGGTAGTGACCGTCTCCGACGAGGACATCTCGCAGGCGCTGCTGATGCTGCTGGAACGCGGCAAGCTAGTGGCCGAACCAGCCGGCGCGGTGCCGATCGCGGCGCTGCTCGCGGGCGCCACCCAGGTCGCCGCGCCCGCGGTGGCGGTCCTGTCCGGCGGCAACATCGACCCCTTACTGATGTTGCGGGTGATCGAACACGGGCTTGCCGCAGCCAGCCGGTTCCTGCGGTTCACGGTGCGCTGTGTCGACCGTCCGGGCCAGCTCGCGGCGCTGCTGACGCAGCTCGCCGAGCACGGGGCGAACGTGGTCGACGTGGCCCACCAGCGCTACGACCCGCAGCTGCGGATCGGGGAGGTGGAGGTGGCGCTGTCGGTAGAGACCCGCGGCGCTGGCCACGCCGACCAGTTGCTGACCGCGCTGCGCGACGGCGGCTACGAAGTCACGCTGATCGGCCATCCCTGA
- a CDS encoding Fic family protein → MAEDDAAAALEDEEPLSADERTFAEIRGYRQALGYVLQSASDPYFEFNTSVIRSMHYMMLQHDLTKSPGQYRPGPIYVHDERTNERVYEGPEASEVPHLMTLLAQRLRMEQETRTVDPLVRAAMAHLNLVMIHPFRDGNGRMARALQTMVLSREAILEPAFSSVEEWLGRNTEDYYRVLATTGMGSWRPEGSAALWVSFNLRAHHIQAQTVARRFEEAAAVWQELDQLVARHGWPERVTNLLYEAVLGYRIRRPWYARVSGLEDRTATRDLARLTEADILEARGERRGRHYVAGPELREVRQRCRQQRTPIHDPYPEMRMLLAAPPTRNATIAPADSGEAA, encoded by the coding sequence GTGGCCGAGGACGACGCGGCCGCCGCGCTTGAAGACGAGGAGCCGCTAAGCGCGGACGAACGAACGTTCGCAGAGATCCGCGGCTACCGCCAGGCGCTGGGCTATGTCCTACAGAGCGCCAGTGATCCCTACTTCGAGTTCAACACCTCGGTGATCCGGAGCATGCACTACATGATGCTCCAGCACGATCTGACCAAGAGCCCGGGCCAGTACCGGCCAGGGCCGATCTACGTGCATGACGAACGCACCAACGAACGCGTCTACGAGGGCCCGGAAGCCAGCGAGGTGCCACACCTCATGACGCTGCTCGCGCAGCGACTGCGGATGGAACAGGAAACCCGCACGGTTGACCCGCTCGTCCGGGCAGCGATGGCGCACCTGAACCTGGTGATGATCCACCCGTTCCGGGATGGCAACGGCCGGATGGCTCGTGCGCTCCAGACAATGGTGCTGTCACGTGAGGCTATCCTCGAACCCGCGTTCTCCAGCGTCGAGGAGTGGCTGGGCAGGAACACCGAGGACTACTACCGCGTTCTCGCTACGACCGGTATGGGCTCCTGGCGCCCCGAAGGCTCCGCCGCGCTGTGGGTGTCGTTCAATCTCCGGGCCCACCACATCCAGGCGCAGACCGTCGCCCGCCGGTTCGAGGAAGCGGCTGCGGTCTGGCAAGAGCTGGACCAGCTCGTTGCCCGGCATGGGTGGCCCGAACGCGTCACGAACCTGCTCTATGAAGCAGTGTTGGGTTACCGCATCCGCCGACCGTGGTACGCGAGGGTGTCTGGCCTCGAAGATCGAACGGCGACCCGCGACCTCGCTCGGCTAACCGAAGCCGACATCCTCGAAGCTCGGGGCGAGCGCCGAGGCCGCCACTATGTAGCCGGTCCGGAACTTCGCGAAGTCCGGCAACGCTGCCGCCAGCAACGGACCCCCATTCATGACCCTTATCCGGAGATGCGAATGCTCCTTGCCGCACCGCCGACGAGGAACGCAACCATCGCACCCGCCGACAGCGGCGAAGCTGCGTAG